In Neisseria brasiliensis, the following proteins share a genomic window:
- the acpS gene encoding holo-ACP synthase, which yields MIYGIGTDIVSLKRIIRLNKKFGQAFAERILSPEELMEFPQAGKPVNYLAKRFAAKEAFAKAVGTGIRGAVSFRNIGIGHDEMGKPEFFYAPVLEKWLKEQGISHVSLSMADEEDTVLAFVIAEK from the coding sequence ATGATTTATGGTATCGGCACCGACATCGTTTCCCTGAAACGTATCATCCGACTGAATAAAAAATTCGGCCAAGCCTTTGCCGAACGCATTCTCAGTCCTGAAGAATTGATGGAGTTCCCCCAAGCCGGCAAACCGGTGAATTATCTGGCCAAGCGTTTCGCCGCCAAAGAAGCGTTTGCCAAAGCCGTCGGCACCGGTATTCGCGGTGCGGTGTCGTTCCGCAACATCGGCATCGGCCACGACGAAATGGGCAAGCCCGAATTTTTCTACGCGCCGGTGCTGGAAAAATGGCTCAAAGAGCAGGGCATCAGCCACGTCAGCTTGAGCATGGCCGATGAAGAAGATACCGTCTTGGCTTTTGTGATTGCCGAAAAATAA
- the recO gene encoding DNA repair protein RecO, with product MSNHRINHEPVFMLASAPWRESSLWLEVYSRRYGRVALLARSARKRMSELRGVLVPFVPMSASWYGSQELKTLHRAEWLGGWPQPQGRALFSGLYVNELMLKLTAREDPMPELYDIFAETMQTLCREPNHIAALRRFEWQLLHHSGYALDLQHDVHGNEIDPEAQYWLRPEEALLPLAEANGLGNQQQIGIAVNGSSLIQLRQGGFSDGISLQQALKINRLLIDFHIPEGIKSRQVLQQLQQFDLDPLSFRRHEAAEHPQAV from the coding sequence ATGTCCAACCACCGCATCAACCACGAACCCGTTTTCATGCTCGCCTCCGCGCCTTGGCGCGAAAGCAGTCTGTGGCTGGAAGTGTACAGTCGCCGCTACGGTCGCGTGGCTTTGTTGGCACGCAGCGCCCGCAAGCGCATGAGCGAATTGCGCGGTGTGTTGGTGCCGTTTGTGCCGATGAGCGCGTCGTGGTATGGCAGCCAAGAACTCAAAACGCTGCACCGTGCCGAATGGTTGGGTGGTTGGCCGCAACCGCAAGGACGGGCTTTGTTCAGCGGCTTGTATGTTAATGAGCTGATGCTGAAACTCACTGCACGCGAAGACCCGATGCCCGAGTTGTACGACATCTTTGCCGAGACCATGCAAACCCTGTGCCGCGAGCCGAACCACATCGCCGCTTTACGCCGCTTTGAATGGCAATTGCTGCACCATTCGGGCTATGCGCTGGATTTGCAGCATGATGTTCACGGAAATGAAATTGACCCTGAGGCACAATATTGGCTGCGCCCCGAAGAAGCCTTATTACCGCTGGCCGAAGCCAACGGCTTGGGCAATCAGCAGCAAATTGGCATTGCGGTTAACGGCAGCAGCTTAATCCAATTGCGCCAAGGCGGGTTTTCAGACGGCATCAGTTTGCAACAGGCTTTAAAAATCAATCGCTTGCTGATTGATTTTCACATTCCCGAAGGCATTAAATCGCGGCAGGTATTGCAGCAGTTGCAGCAGTTTGATTTGGATCCGCTGTCGTTCAGAAGGCATGAAGCCGCCGAGCATCCGCAGGCCGTCTGA
- a CDS encoding THUMP domain-containing class I SAM-dependent RNA methyltransferase, with protein MMTQYALFITCPRGLETPLTDELASLNIQDIQATDGGVACKASMEQVYRINLHSRTASRVLLRLTKGSYRSEQDIYKLAKNINWFNWFTLEQTFKVKVEGKRANVKSLDFVGLKIKDALCDSFRDIYDARPSVGKIRPDVRVHAFMDERNIEIFIDTSGEALFKRGYREDTGEAPLRENLAAGLLLLAGYDGSQPFQDPFCGSGTLAIEAAWIAGRRAPGLMRRFGFEKLQNFDKAAWVKIRQEAREQIVPVTAPIAGSDNDRHMIRAAEHNAEAAEVAEFIRFEVKDAQNARPNGDNGIMISNPPYGVRLAEMQALQALYPQLGSWLKQHYAGWLIGMFTGDRDMPKFMRLSPKRKIPLYNGNLDCRLFLMDMVKGSNR; from the coding sequence ATCATGACGCAATACGCCTTATTCATCACTTGTCCGCGCGGTTTGGAAACGCCGTTGACCGACGAACTCGCCTCCCTGAATATTCAAGACATTCAAGCCACCGATGGCGGCGTGGCCTGCAAAGCCAGCATGGAGCAGGTTTACCGCATCAATCTGCATTCGCGTACCGCCAGCCGCGTGCTGCTGCGCCTGACCAAAGGCAGCTACCGCAGTGAGCAGGATATTTATAAATTAGCCAAAAACATCAATTGGTTCAACTGGTTCACGCTGGAGCAAACCTTTAAAGTAAAGGTGGAAGGTAAGCGCGCCAATGTCAAAAGCTTGGATTTTGTCGGTCTGAAAATCAAAGATGCGCTGTGTGATTCGTTCCGCGATATTTATGATGCACGCCCGAGCGTGGGCAAAATTCGCCCCGATGTGCGCGTGCATGCGTTTATGGATGAGCGCAATATCGAGATTTTTATCGACACTTCCGGCGAAGCCCTGTTCAAACGCGGCTACCGTGAAGACACCGGCGAAGCGCCGTTGCGTGAAAACTTGGCTGCCGGTTTGCTGTTGCTGGCCGGATACGACGGCTCACAACCGTTTCAAGACCCATTCTGCGGCAGCGGCACCTTAGCCATTGAAGCGGCATGGATTGCCGGCCGCCGTGCGCCGGGTTTGATGCGCCGTTTCGGTTTTGAAAAGCTGCAAAATTTCGACAAAGCCGCGTGGGTGAAAATCCGCCAAGAAGCGCGTGAACAAATCGTGCCGGTTACCGCGCCGATTGCCGGTAGCGACAACGACCGCCACATGATTCGCGCTGCCGAACACAATGCTGAGGCGGCCGAAGTGGCTGAGTTTATCCGTTTTGAAGTGAAAGACGCGCAAAATGCCCGCCCGAATGGCGACAATGGCATCATGATTTCCAATCCACCTTATGGCGTGCGCTTGGCAGAAATGCAGGCTTTGCAGGCGCTGTATCCGCAGTTGGGTTCATGGCTGAAGCAGCATTATGCAGGCTGGTTGATCGGTATGTTTACCGGCGATCGTGATATGCCGAAATTCATGCGTTTGTCGCCGAAGCGCAAAATCCCGTTGTACAACGGTAATTTGGATTGCCGCCTGTTCTTGATGGATATGGTAAAGGGTTCTAACCGATAG
- a CDS encoding TolC family protein, with product MNSKTFFQTASVLAVSLALSACAVNPKVNTPSLNGNTHIMSEAEAAERYQINGDWWEIYQNVQLNAVIQQALDNNIDLKQAAISVNRALYQANILGANLVPSFNGSVGASASKNLKSGSSNNSFSSQLGLSYELDLWQRLSATADAQVWEYRATQEDLANTRLTLVNNVADAYFNIAYINEAIALTQQSLKQYQEIARIADAKYRHGKADSSQSTQAKQSLLSAQNNLLSLQNSRDALEQTLRNLLNLKPGEAIAAEPSAYRLLAVKGVDLNVPISVLGNRPDLRAAEYRLQSSVQTLAAQQRSWYPSITVGATFSTKSSQARTMFDIPFLGSSAQINLPFLDWKTLQWEDKDAQARFDSAALNFEQALTTALNEVNTNYLAYQNAQATLNNTRQRYALDQKNSRYYQVRYQHGKNELKDWLEALNSEYSSAQNVLNQRYDVLKYENMVYKAMAGRYTPK from the coding sequence ATGAACAGCAAAACTTTTTTTCAGACGGCCTCTGTGTTGGCCGTATCGTTGGCCTTAAGCGCGTGTGCGGTCAACCCCAAAGTGAACACGCCGAGCTTGAACGGCAATACACACATCATGAGCGAAGCCGAAGCGGCCGAGCGCTATCAGATTAACGGCGACTGGTGGGAAATCTATCAAAACGTCCAACTCAATGCCGTGATTCAGCAGGCTTTAGACAACAACATCGATTTGAAACAAGCCGCGATTTCAGTCAACCGCGCCTTGTATCAGGCCAATATTTTGGGCGCGAACTTGGTGCCGTCGTTTAACGGCTCGGTCGGCGCGTCAGCTTCTAAAAATCTCAAATCCGGCAGCAGCAACAACAGCTTCAGCAGCCAATTGGGCTTGAGTTACGAACTCGATTTATGGCAGCGTTTGAGTGCGACTGCCGATGCACAGGTTTGGGAATACCGCGCTACGCAGGAAGACTTGGCCAACACGCGCCTAACCTTGGTAAACAATGTTGCCGATGCCTATTTCAACATCGCCTACATCAACGAAGCCATCGCCTTAACCCAACAATCGCTAAAGCAGTATCAGGAAATCGCCCGCATCGCCGATGCCAAATACCGCCACGGCAAGGCCGATTCCAGCCAAAGCACGCAGGCGAAACAATCTTTGCTGAGCGCGCAAAATAATTTATTGTCACTGCAAAACAGCCGTGATGCGCTCGAGCAAACCTTGCGCAATCTGCTGAATCTGAAGCCGGGCGAAGCCATCGCCGCGGAGCCGTCAGCATACCGCTTGCTGGCGGTGAAAGGCGTGGATTTGAATGTGCCGATTTCAGTATTGGGCAACCGTCCTGATTTGCGCGCAGCGGAATACCGTTTGCAATCATCGGTACAAACCTTGGCGGCGCAGCAGCGCAGTTGGTATCCGAGCATCACTGTAGGTGCAACTTTTAGTACCAAATCAAGTCAGGCGCGTACTATGTTTGACATACCGTTTTTGGGCAGTTCGGCGCAAATCAATCTGCCGTTTTTAGATTGGAAAACGCTGCAATGGGAAGACAAAGATGCCCAAGCGCGTTTTGATAGCGCGGCATTGAATTTCGAGCAGGCGTTAACCACCGCGCTGAATGAAGTCAACACTAATTATTTGGCCTACCAAAACGCGCAAGCCACTTTGAACAACACCCGCCAGCGTTATGCCTTGGATCAGAAAAACAGCCGCTATTACCAAGTGCGCTACCAACACGGCAAAAACGAGTTGAAAGACTGGCTCGAAGCCTTAAACAGCGAATACAGCTCGGCGCAAAACGTCTTAAACCAACGCTATGACGTGTTGAAATACGAAAACATGGTGTATAAAGCCATGGCAGGGCGCTACACGCCGAAATAA
- a CDS encoding NUDIX domain-containing protein, which yields MTTSDPRPLIRVVAGILLNADGDYLLSSRPEGKPYAGYWEFAGGKVEAGETEFQALQRELEEELGIRIHHATPWLTKIHAYEHAHVHLRFLRVEADEWSGELQAKEGQTWSWQKAGDFTVSPMLPANGALLQSLSVPRELSGRLKSGLRGFNRMGKYRVVPYHLAEPQHEHILIEEPELRKLGKMPSAQSVWVVVETAEQWRNVQDADVVVWRVQNQAAAEAALRTLQQGVSMPVVIAALPDWAVQYQAQWRQAGAHAVVVDDEVEAV from the coding sequence ATGACCACATCAGATCCACGCCCCTTAATCCGCGTTGTTGCCGGTATTTTACTCAATGCCGACGGCGATTATTTGCTCAGCTCACGCCCAGAAGGCAAGCCTTATGCCGGCTATTGGGAGTTTGCCGGCGGTAAAGTGGAAGCGGGCGAAACCGAGTTTCAAGCTTTGCAGCGCGAACTGGAGGAAGAACTCGGCATCCGCATTCATCACGCCACGCCGTGGCTGACCAAAATCCACGCCTACGAACATGCCCATGTGCATTTGCGTTTTTTACGGGTGGAAGCCGACGAATGGTCGGGCGAATTGCAGGCCAAAGAAGGGCAGACGTGGTCATGGCAGAAAGCGGGCGATTTTACCGTGTCGCCGATGTTGCCCGCCAATGGCGCGTTGCTGCAATCGCTTTCCGTGCCGCGCGAATTGTCAGGCCGTCTGAAAAGCGGTTTACGCGGGTTTAACCGCATGGGCAAATACCGTGTGGTGCCGTATCATCTGGCCGAGCCGCAGCATGAACATATTTTGATTGAAGAACCTGAATTGCGTAAGCTTGGCAAAATGCCGTCTGCGCAAAGCGTGTGGGTCGTGGTAGAAACTGCTGAACAATGGCGCAATGTGCAGGATGCCGATGTAGTGGTGTGGCGCGTGCAAAACCAAGCTGCTGCCGAAGCCGCTTTGCGCACCTTGCAACAGGGCGTGTCTATGCCCGTGGTGATTGCCGCTTTGCCTGATTGGGCGGTGCAGTATCAAGCGCAATGGCGACAAGCGGGCGCGCATGCGGTGGTGGTTGATGATGAGGTTGAGGCCGTCTGA
- the pdxJ gene encoding pyridoxine 5'-phosphate synthase — MLLGVNIDHVATVRNARGTIYPSPVEAALIAETHGADLITLHLREDRRHIKDADVFAVKNAIRTRLNLEMALTEEMLENALNVMPEDVCIVPEKRQEVTTEGGLDVLAQQEKIARFTRTLTDAGIRVSLFIDADQAQIQAAKDIGAPVIELHTGAYADAHTPSEQVQQLARIEEGAHFADESGLVVNAGHGLTIHNVTPIARIAAIQELNIGHALIAQAVFLGLPEAIRQMKDVMFKARLLAK, encoded by the coding sequence ATGTTATTAGGCGTTAACATCGACCACGTCGCCACCGTCCGCAATGCACGCGGCACGATTTATCCGAGTCCGGTAGAAGCCGCGCTCATCGCCGAAACCCACGGTGCGGATTTGATTACGCTGCATTTGCGTGAAGACCGCCGCCACATCAAAGATGCCGATGTGTTCGCCGTGAAAAATGCCATCCGCACGCGCCTGAATCTGGAAATGGCGCTGACCGAAGAAATGCTGGAAAATGCGCTAAACGTTATGCCGGAAGATGTGTGCATTGTGCCCGAAAAGCGTCAAGAGGTGACTACTGAAGGCGGTTTGGACGTGTTGGCGCAGCAGGAGAAAATCGCCCGATTCACGCGCACGCTCACTGACGCCGGTATCCGCGTATCGCTGTTTATCGATGCCGATCAGGCGCAGATTCAGGCGGCCAAAGACATCGGTGCCCCCGTGATTGAACTGCATACCGGTGCCTATGCTGATGCGCATACGCCGTCTGAACAGGTGCAGCAGTTGGCGCGGATTGAAGAAGGCGCGCATTTTGCCGATGAGTCGGGTTTGGTCGTCAATGCCGGGCATGGCTTGACTATTCATAATGTCACACCGATTGCTCGCATTGCCGCGATTCAAGAATTAAACATCGGCCACGCGCTCATCGCCCAAGCCGTGTTTTTAGGTTTGCCCGAAGCGATTCGTCAAATGAAAGACGTGATGTTTAAAGCGCGTTTGTTGGCAAAATAA